A stretch of Anas platyrhynchos isolate ZD024472 breed Pekin duck chromosome 29, IASCAAS_PekinDuck_T2T, whole genome shotgun sequence DNA encodes these proteins:
- the DOHH gene encoding deoxyhypusine hydroxylase, with amino-acid sequence MVTEEQVAAVGRTLLDAAQPLPARFRALFTLRGLGGPEAVACIGRAFGDASELLKHELAYCLGQMRDPAAIPVLLAVLRDPRQEPMVRHEAGEALGAIGNPAVLDVLKQYSQDPVVEVAETCQLAVKRLEWLQEHGEEPSASPYQSVDPAPPAEERDVAKLREALLDEALPLFDRYRAMFALRNLGGRDAVLALADGLQAGSALFRHEIGYVLGQMQDEACVPQLTAALRSRTESPMVRHECAEALGAIAHPSCLETLRAFAQDEERVVRESCEVALDMYEYENGSQFQYADGLCKLQA; translated from the exons ATGGTGACGGAGGAGCAGGTGGCCGCCGTGGGCCGCACGCTGCTGGACGCGGCCCAGCCGCTGCCCGCCCGGTTCCGGGCCCTTTTCACCCTGCGCGGCCTGGGCGGCCCCGAGGCCGTGGCCTGCATCGGCCGCGCCTTCGGGGACGCCTCGGAGCTGCTGAAGCACGAGCTGGCCTACTGCCTGGGCCAGATGCGGGACCCCGCCGCCATCCCCGTGCTGCTGGCCGTGCTGCGGGACCCCCGCCAGGAGCCCATGGTGCGGCACGAGGCGG GTGAAGCCCTGGGCGCCATCGGGAACCCCGCGGTGCTGGATGTCCTGAAGCAATACTCGCAGGACCCCGTGGTTGAG GTGGCAGAGACGTGCCAGCTGGCCGTCAAGaggctggagtggctgcaggagcacgGCGAGGAGCCGAGCGCCAGCCCCTACCAGTCGGTGGATCCCGCTCCCCCCGCCGAGGAGAGGGACGTGGCCAAGCTGCGCGAAGCCCTCCTGGACGAGGCGCTCCCGCTCTTCGACCGTTACCGGGCCATGTTCGCCCTGCGCAACCTGGGTGGCCGGGACGCGGTGCTGGCCCTGGCGGACG GGCTCCAGGCCGGCAGCGCCCTGTTCCGCCACGAGATCGGCTACGTGCTGGGCCAGATGCAGGACGAGGCCTGCGTGCCGCAGCTGACAGCCGCGCTGCGCAGCCGCACCGAGAGCCCCATGGTGAGGCACGAGTGCGCCGAGGCCCTGGGCGCCATCGCCCACCCCTCCTGCCTGGAGACCCTGCGCGCCTTCGCCCAGGACGAGGAGCGGGTGGTGCGGGAGAGCTGCGAGGTGGCGCTGGACATGTACGAGTACGAGAACGGCTCCCAGTTCCAGTACGCCGACGGGCTCTGCAAGCTGCAGGCCTGA
- the SMIM44 gene encoding small integral membrane protein 44, with amino-acid sequence MALPGGSVPRQLLQAPPEEDDGVLYVEYKPPALDSIRLPRYVVYLVMAASLVLVVAYAIVGHLIKDLVHDFADWAFGPKPEEEKAVMGEGGALDVEWPEEDGALPEERPQGEGAGALPGMDIPLGLLSATPRSSITFADPHKKRFF; translated from the exons ATGGCCCTGCCGGGGGGCTCCGTGCCacggcagctgctgcaggcccCCCCCGAGGAGGACGACGGGGTGCTCTACGTGGAGTACAAGCCCCCCGCCCTGGACAGCATCCGCCTGCCCCGCTACGTCGTCTACCTGGTGATGGCGGCCagcctggtgctggtggtggcctACGCCATCGTCGGCCACCTCATCAAGGACCTGGTGCACGACTTCGCTG ATTGGGCGTTCGGGCCCAAGCCGGAGGAGGAGAAGGCGGTGATGGGCGAGGGCGGCGCGCTGGACGTGGAGTGGCCGGAGGAGGACGGGGCCCTGCCGGAGGAGAGGCCGCAGGGCGAAGGAGCCGGCGCCCTGCCCGGCATGGACATCCCGCTGGGGCTGCTCTCCGCTACCCCACGCAGCTCCATCACCTTCGCCGACCCCCACAAGAAGAGGTTTTTCTAG
- the SMIM24 gene encoding LOW QUALITY PROTEIN: small integral membrane protein 24 (The sequence of the model RefSeq protein was modified relative to this genomic sequence to represent the inferred CDS: deleted 2 bases in 1 codon): protein MALGGTCPPEPNKSRPLAPGAERCHARCRIGPLRSPVMPRSPQPLGLLLLLSLTATARGQEVVTSKQWQPWLVGLTAVVVFLFIVFLGLLLNRFWRLRMRRKHGAPEEPQAIGRLEKAAYSNAAADRDSDDEQERNKATSL from the exons ATGGCACTCGGTGGCACTTGTCCTCCTGAGCCCAATAAAAGCCGCCCCTTGGCCCCGGGTGCA GAGCGGTGCCACGCGCGCTGTAGGATCGGGCCCCTCCGCAGCCCCGTGATGCCGAggtccccgcagcccctggggctgctgctgctgctcagcctcaCTGCCACCGCCCGGGGACAGGAGG TCGTGACCTCCAAGCAGTGGCAGCCGTGGCTCGTTGGCCTCACGGCCGTCGTCGTCTTCCTCTTCATCGTCTTCTTGGGGCTgctcctcaaccgcttctggcGGCTCAGGATGCGCAG GAAGCACGGAGCCCCCGAGGAGCCGCAGGCGATCGGCAG GCTGGAGAAGGCCGCCTACAGCAACGCGGCAGCCGATAGGGACAGCGACGACGAGCAGGAGCGCAACAAGGCCACGTCGCTGTGA